A part of Aquaspirillum sp. LM1 genomic DNA contains:
- a CDS encoding RnfH family protein encodes MATTELLTIEVVYALPEQQTLLTVKLPAGSTVAQAIEQSGLLTRHPELDLSQHKVGVFAKVAALDTVLREHDRVEIYRPLLADPKEVRRRRAAEGKVMRKGGGEAG; translated from the coding sequence ATGGCGACGACTGAGCTGCTCACCATCGAAGTGGTGTACGCCTTGCCCGAGCAGCAAACCCTGCTGACGGTCAAGCTGCCGGCTGGCAGCACGGTGGCGCAGGCCATTGAGCAGAGCGGCCTGCTGACGCGCCATCCTGAGCTTGATTTAAGCCAGCACAAGGTGGGAGTGTTTGCCAAAGTGGCCGCACTGGATACTGTGCTGCGCGAGCACGACCGGGTGGAAATTTACCGTCCGCTGCTGGCCGATCCGAAAGAAGTGCGCCGCCGTCGGGCCGCAGAAGGCAAGGTGATGCGCAAGGGCGGCGGCGAGGCGGGATAA
- a CDS encoding type II toxin-antitoxin system RatA family toxin has protein sequence MPVVEKNVLVTHSPAQMFHLVDDVERYPKFLPWCGQGEVISRQGPELVASLHIDYLKIRQHFTTRNYNHDDYSIDMTLVDGPFEHLTGRWRFIPLGELGCKIEFRLSYAFSSKILEKVIGPVFSHISGTLVDCFIREADKLYGDD, from the coding sequence ATGCCTGTCGTAGAAAAAAACGTGCTGGTCACGCATAGCCCGGCCCAGATGTTCCACCTGGTGGACGATGTTGAACGTTATCCAAAATTCCTGCCCTGGTGTGGCCAGGGCGAGGTGATCTCGCGTCAGGGCCCCGAGCTGGTGGCCAGCCTGCATATTGATTACCTGAAAATTCGTCAGCACTTCACCACGCGCAATTACAACCACGACGACTACAGCATCGACATGACGCTGGTGGACGGCCCATTTGAGCACCTGACTGGGCGCTGGCGCTTTATTCCGCTGGGAGAACTGGGCTGCAAGATTGAGTTTCGGCTCAGTTATGCATTTTCCAGCAAGATTCTGGAAAAAGTCATCGGCCCGGTGTTCAGCCATATTTCCGGCACGCTGGTGGATTGTTTCATTCGCGAGGCAGACAAACTGTATGGCGACGACTGA